Proteins from one Merismopedia glauca CCAP 1448/3 genomic window:
- a CDS encoding response regulator, producing MVYYGIPLGVLLKCMRILIIEDDQYTAEAFKIALLEASYTVEIATQNLLAWDLLDLGRYDLILLDAASPKLDNLVLYKRLRDKGCHIPVLLMIDSHTNQDIKSGLEVKATDYLIKPFDLEDLTKRIDSLLNQESCFPQSVLSWGALTLNLHNQQLIYAGNQIKLDIKELYILELLFRYNNRVFSFSAILNKIFFCDSTVTKETIKNIIRNLIIKIKKLGINDLIEIVYGRGYRLNSSFSNLGLINIDSSSLEIPLIPYLWIISPDTQFIGKILREAVNWGLKTQVITTLATAITKIGNEPNNVVLLDISASDKTEGLRVFLAELYIKKPLVSVVAFMTEKDIKERLTISDFSHQAVYCKSASSIQILEIVAHTLRQSIIGECKILLIDRNPDILWKLRHLLEPWGFFILTLEDDLRFWETMTLFSPELVILGEFNLQVDAFTICKSVREHPQWATLPIIFLVSNSDDLVISKVFEVGADDFVNKPIIDAELVNRVLSCWDQVKVNRNCAAANLLTDVSNHYESTKDLEKLLHLARRQNQNLSLVILNINNFSEVKKLFGYVGGNDVFRFLVEFLKESLRTEDVVARWGEEFLISMYGINKIDAIERFNQILVKINTQEFMSTNGAKFEINCSIGIAQYPQDGTDINSLYQSTKKNFL from the coding sequence ATGGTTTATTATGGTATTCCATTAGGGGTATTACTCAAATGTATGAGAATTTTAATTATAGAGGATGACCAATACACTGCTGAAGCATTTAAAATAGCTCTGTTAGAAGCTTCTTATACTGTAGAGATAGCTACCCAAAACTTATTAGCTTGGGACTTATTAGATTTAGGGAGATATGATTTAATTCTATTGGATGCTGCTTCACCTAAACTTGATAATTTAGTATTATATAAAAGATTAAGAGACAAAGGGTGTCATATCCCAGTCTTGTTAATGATCGATAGTCATACTAACCAAGATATTAAGAGTGGGTTAGAAGTTAAAGCTACTGACTATCTAATAAAACCTTTCGATTTGGAAGATTTAACTAAACGGATAGATTCTTTACTAAATCAAGAAAGTTGTTTTCCTCAATCAGTATTAAGCTGGGGTGCATTAACTTTAAATCTTCACAATCAACAACTTATCTATGCAGGTAATCAGATTAAACTAGATATTAAAGAATTATATATTTTAGAATTATTATTTAGATATAATAACCGAGTTTTTAGTTTTAGTGCTATTCTTAATAAAATCTTTTTTTGTGATAGCACAGTAACGAAAGAAACAATCAAAAATATAATTAGAAATTTAATAATTAAGATTAAAAAGTTAGGAATTAATGATTTAATTGAAATTGTTTACGGGAGAGGATATCGACTTAATTCTAGTTTTAGCAATCTGGGATTAATAAATATTGACTCTTCCTCCCTGGAAATTCCCCTGATACCATATTTATGGATAATTTCTCCAGATACCCAATTCATTGGGAAAATTTTACGAGAAGCAGTCAATTGGGGACTAAAAACTCAAGTTATCACTACACTGGCTACAGCTATAACTAAAATTGGTAACGAACCCAATAACGTCGTACTATTAGATATCTCAGCCTCTGATAAAACTGAAGGCTTAAGAGTATTTTTAGCAGAACTATATATTAAAAAACCACTTGTCTCAGTAGTAGCCTTTATGACCGAAAAAGATATCAAGGAGAGGTTAACTATCAGTGATTTTAGTCATCAAGCAGTATATTGTAAATCGGCATCATCAATACAAATATTAGAAATTGTCGCTCATACTTTAAGGCAATCTATTATAGGAGAATGTAAAATATTATTGATTGATCGTAACCCCGATATCTTATGGAAATTGCGACATTTATTAGAACCTTGGGGTTTTTTTATCTTAACTTTAGAAGATGATTTGAGATTCTGGGAGACGATGACATTATTTTCGCCGGAATTAGTGATTTTAGGGGAATTCAATTTACAGGTTGACGCATTTACCATTTGTAAATCAGTACGTGAGCATCCGCAGTGGGCAACTTTACCAATTATTTTCTTAGTATCTAATTCAGATGATTTAGTAATTAGCAAAGTTTTTGAGGTGGGCGCTGATGATTTTGTCAATAAACCCATCATAGATGCAGAGCTAGTCAATAGAGTTCTTAGTTGTTGGGATCAAGTTAAGGTAAATCGTAATTGTGCAGCAGCAAATCTCCTCACTGACGTTTCTAATCATTACGAATCTACTAAAGATTTAGAAAAATTACTGCATTTAGCTAGGAGACAAAATCAAAATTTGTCTTTAGTAATCTTAAATATTAATAATTTTTCTGAAGTTAAAAAATTATTTGGTTATGTTGGTGGCAATGATGTTTTTCGTTTTCTTGTAGAGTTTTTAAAAGAATCATTGCGGACAGAAGATGTAGTCGCTCGCTGGGGAGAAGAATTTTTGATTAGTATGTATGGGATTAATAAGATTGATGCTATTGAGAGGTTTAACCAAATCTTAGTTAAGATTAATACTCAAGAATTTATGTCAACTAACGGGGCTAAATTTGAAATTAATTGTAGTATTGGGATAGCTCAATATCCTCAAGATGGTACGGATATCAATTCACTGTATCAGTCCACTAAGAAAAACTTCCTGTAG
- the rpsR gene encoding 30S ribosomal protein S18, which produces MSYYQRRLSPIKPDEPIDYKDVDLLRKFITERGKILPRRITGLTAKQQRDLTVAIKRARIVALLPFINPEG; this is translated from the coding sequence ATGAGCTACTATCAACGACGTCTTTCTCCTATTAAGCCTGATGAACCCATTGACTACAAAGATGTAGATTTGTTACGCAAGTTCATCACTGAACGTGGTAAAATTCTGCCTCGGCGGATTACTGGTTTGACAGCAAAACAACAAAGAGATTTAACTGTAGCTATCAAAAGAGCGCGGATTGTTGCGTTACTGCCATTTATTAACCCAGAAGGTTAA
- the rpmG gene encoding 50S ribosomal protein L33 encodes MAAKKGARIIITLECTECRTNSDKRSNGVSRYTTTKNRRNVTARLELKKFCPHCNQHTVHKEIK; translated from the coding sequence ATGGCAGCTAAAAAAGGAGCCCGAATCATTATCACGTTGGAATGCACCGAATGTCGTACTAATTCAGATAAACGATCAAACGGTGTGTCCCGTTACACCACTACCAAGAACCGTCGTAACGTTACAGCTAGATTGGAACTGAAAAAGTTTTGTCCTCATTGTAATCAACACACTGTTCACAAAGAGATTAAGTAA
- a CDS encoding RNA methyltransferase codes for MQLKPLSNIKIVLVEPAGTLNIGAVARVMKNMGLQRLVLVNPQCDPLDVEARKMAVHADDVLLNAQVVDSLPAALAGCQRAIATTARTRALNTELENPRVALPWLLEVATPSAIIFGPEDRGLSNSELNYAQKFVMIPADPDYPALNLSHAVGICAYELSQATLSHQPMNVSEAEIASVDALESYYQQMTDVLLKMGYLFPHTAASRMEKLRRLFNRVGMSPIELALLRGIFQKMAWALQYLPENLLGKKEDGTKN; via the coding sequence ATGCAGCTAAAACCATTAAGCAACATCAAAATAGTTTTAGTTGAACCCGCAGGAACCTTAAATATAGGAGCCGTCGCCAGGGTAATGAAAAATATGGGACTACAGCGCCTAGTACTAGTTAACCCTCAGTGCGATCCATTAGATGTTGAAGCTCGCAAAATGGCAGTTCACGCTGATGATGTTTTGCTTAATGCTCAAGTAGTAGATAGTTTACCTGCCGCCTTAGCTGGATGTCAAAGGGCGATCGCCACTACCGCCCGCACTAGAGCTTTAAATACTGAATTAGAAAATCCCAGAGTAGCTCTCCCCTGGTTGCTAGAAGTAGCTACCCCGTCAGCTATCATTTTTGGACCAGAAGACAGAGGGTTAAGCAATAGTGAATTGAACTATGCTCAAAAATTTGTGATGATTCCCGCCGATCCAGATTACCCTGCTTTAAATTTGTCTCATGCTGTCGGAATTTGCGCCTACGAGCTATCTCAAGCCACTTTAAGTCATCAACCAATGAATGTAAGTGAGGCAGAAATCGCCAGTGTCGATGCTTTAGAAAGCTATTACCAGCAAATGACCGACGTATTGCTGAAAATGGGTTACTTATTTCCCCATACGGCTGCTAGTCGCATGGAAAAACTCAGACGCTTATTTAATCGAGTAGGAATGTCTCCTATAGAACTGGCTTTATTAAGAGGAATATTCCAGAAAATGGCATGGGCACTACAATACCTTCCTGAGAATCTATTAGGCAAAAAAGAGGATGGTACAAAAAATTAA
- a CDS encoding DUF2256 domain-containing protein, with protein sequence MPRQRSKSDLPKKICPVCDRPFTWRKKWASCWDEVKYCSERCRHRRQEAQSDRPAT encoded by the coding sequence ATGCCACGTCAACGTTCTAAATCCGATCTACCCAAGAAAATATGCCCGGTTTGCGATCGCCCTTTTACTTGGCGCAAAAAATGGGCAAGCTGTTGGGATGAAGTCAAGTATTGCTCAGAAAGATGCCGTCATCGTCGCCAGGAAGCTCAGAGCGATCGCCCAGCCACCTAA